The following are encoded together in the Poseidonibacter lekithochrous genome:
- a CDS encoding beta-ketoacyl-[acyl-carrier-protein] synthase family protein, whose amino-acid sequence MKINKKAYINNFHAISSAGNSAEELFESICEKKDCISIDSTYVKDRNVAIGKIKNDKSFKELLLEGCKRVLDESSLSDYSNTLLIVGSSVGGMGVTESVYFQDKSYENIDYKEHTIDSIAYNLKKEFTFYDDVSFSTACTSSANALGYAKEVLSKGIYKNVLVVGADSLCSTTVCGFAALSVLSSKPCTPFDKNREGMNVSEAIAILLLQDEKTENSVELCGVGYSSDSHHMTQPHPDGLGAKNAIENALSDASITFEQVDYINAHGTGTIANDNSEANAVASLFTNKPYLGSTKSFTGHTLGAAGAIEAIISVMCLQKQIVVPCKDLETPNRDDISFTNEALSSNLNYVVSNSFAFGGNNTSLVFGKCNEN is encoded by the coding sequence ATGAAAATAAATAAAAAAGCTTATATAAACAACTTTCATGCAATATCTTCTGCTGGAAATTCAGCAGAAGAACTTTTTGAATCAATCTGTGAAAAAAAAGATTGTATCTCTATTGACTCAACTTATGTAAAAGATAGAAATGTTGCAATTGGAAAGATAAAAAACGATAAATCTTTTAAAGAATTATTACTTGAAGGTTGTAAAAGGGTATTAGATGAATCATCATTAAGTGATTATTCAAATACTTTACTTATTGTTGGATCTTCTGTTGGTGGAATGGGTGTAACTGAAAGTGTATATTTCCAAGATAAATCTTATGAAAATATTGATTATAAAGAACATACAATTGATTCTATTGCTTATAATCTAAAAAAAGAGTTTACATTTTATGATGATGTATCTTTTTCAACTGCTTGTACTTCAAGTGCAAATGCTTTGGGTTATGCAAAAGAGGTATTATCAAAAGGTATTTATAAAAATGTATTAGTTGTAGGGGCTGATTCTCTATGTTCAACTACAGTATGTGGTTTTGCTGCATTAAGTGTATTATCTTCAAAACCTTGTACTCCTTTTGATAAAAATAGAGAGGGTATGAATGTATCTGAAGCTATTGCCATATTACTTTTACAAGATGAAAAAACAGAAAATAGTGTAGAGTTATGTGGAGTTGGTTATAGTTCTGATTCTCATCATATGACTCAGCCTCATCCTGATGGATTAGGTGCAAAAAATGCTATAGAAAATGCTTTGAGTGATGCAAGTATTACTTTTGAACAAGTTGATTATATTAATGCTCATGGTACGGGAACAATTGCAAACGATAACAGCGAAGCAAATGCAGTTGCTTCTTTATTTACTAATAAACCATATTTAGGCTCAACTAAATCATTTACAGGGCATACATTAGGTGCAGCAGGTGCTATTGAAGCCATAATATCTGTTATGTGTTTGCAAAAACAAATAGTTGTTCCATGTAAAGATTTGGAAACTCCAAATAGAGATGATATATCTTTTACAAATGAAGCTTTATCTTCTAACTTAAACTATGTGGTTAGTAACTCTTTTGCTTTTGGTGGTAATAACACAAGTTTAGTTTTTGGGAAATGTAATGAAAATTAA
- a CDS encoding SDR family NAD(P)-dependent oxidoreductase, with product MDRKKVLVTGATGSIGEAIVKEYAKNDYFVYVHYNSNQEKAQNILDQIEYGELITFDMQNKEDIKEKLADLQIDVLINNAGIIKDNLFFFMNDEEWEDVINTNLSGPYQIIKTVVKNMMMQKSGSIVNVASISGLVGNSGQANYSASKGGIIALTKTLSIELGRYNIRVNALAPGIIESEMIENIPNVKQMKKAIPLGRFGKTEEVAKCAYFMGHEATYVSGEVLNISGAMVR from the coding sequence ATGGACAGAAAAAAAGTATTAGTAACAGGTGCAACGGGAAGTATTGGAGAAGCTATAGTGAAAGAGTATGCAAAAAATGATTATTTTGTATATGTTCACTATAACTCAAATCAAGAAAAAGCACAAAATATTTTAGATCAAATAGAATATGGAGAACTAATTACTTTTGATATGCAGAATAAAGAAGATATCAAAGAGAAATTAGCAGATCTTCAAATTGATGTACTTATTAATAATGCAGGTATTATCAAAGATAATCTATTTTTCTTTATGAATGATGAAGAGTGGGAAGATGTAATAAATACAAATCTTTCTGGACCTTATCAAATTATTAAAACTGTTGTTAAAAATATGATGATGCAAAAAAGTGGAAGCATAGTAAATGTAGCTTCAATATCTGGCCTTGTGGGTAATTCAGGGCAAGCTAATTATTCTGCTTCTAAGGGTGGAATAATTGCTCTTACAAAAACATTATCTATTGAACTTGGTCGTTATAATATTAGAGTAAACGCACTAGCTCCTGGAATTATTGAATCAGAAATGATTGAAAATATTCCAAATGTAAAACAAATGAAAAAAGCAATTCCCTTAGGAAGATTTGGTAAAACTGAAGAAGTTGCTAAATGTGCTTATTTTATGGGTCATGAAGCTACTTATGTTAGTGGAGAAGTACTAAACATTAGTGGTGCAATGGTTCGATAA
- a CDS encoding beta-ketoacyl synthase chain length factor yields MKINLEILSATYLVADEEISDLRTKELVPKMVFRRRLTRAAKLVVEAVEKVGFENGRIVYGSAFGELKASANILSAILNDQMISPTDFQNSVYNTAVSYLSILKNNKNEILTISSGDKTAEKILKVGAIKALDGDEILLLASETMNIENIEQINKCINTLENVVALKVRVTEEKANINILNENNSKYPESISQMIEIAKNYDENKQNVIEIQI; encoded by the coding sequence ATGAAAATTAATTTAGAAATACTTAGTGCTACTTATTTAGTTGCAGATGAAGAAATTAGTGATTTACGAACAAAAGAGTTAGTTCCTAAAATGGTTTTTAGAAGAAGATTAACAAGAGCTGCAAAACTAGTAGTAGAAGCTGTAGAAAAAGTAGGTTTTGAAAATGGAAGAATTGTTTATGGAAGTGCATTCGGTGAATTAAAAGCAAGTGCCAATATTCTTAGTGCAATTTTAAATGATCAAATGATTTCTCCTACTGATTTCCAAAACTCAGTTTATAATACTGCTGTATCTTATTTATCAATTCTAAAAAACAATAAAAATGAGATACTGACTATTTCTAGTGGAGATAAAACTGCTGAAAAAATTCTAAAAGTTGGTGCAATTAAAGCTTTAGATGGTGATGAAATTTTATTACTAGCTAGTGAAACAATGAATATAGAAAATATTGAACAAATAAATAAATGTATTAATACTTTAGAAAATGTTGTTGCTTTAAAAGTAAGAGTTACAGAAGAGAAAGCAAATATAAATATTTTAAATGAAAATAACTCAAAGTATCCAGAATCAATTTCTCAAATGATAGAAATTGCAAAAAACTATGATGAAAATAAACAAAATGTAATTGAGATTCAAATATGA
- a CDS encoding phosphopantetheine-binding protein produces the protein MAITSKEFKEVLIQGLNLEDIETDEIGDDDALFGDDGLGLDSVDSIELVLIIEKEYGVKIQNPEEYNTIFASVNSLLTFINENK, from the coding sequence ATGGCAATAACAAGTAAAGAATTTAAAGAAGTATTAATTCAAGGATTAAACTTAGAAGACATCGAAACTGACGAAATAGGTGATGATGATGCACTATTTGGAGATGATGGATTAGGATTGGATTCTGTTGATTCAATTGAACTAGTTTTAATTATTGAAAAAGAGTATGGAGTAAAAATTCAAAATCCTGAAGAATATAATACAATTTTTGCTTCTGTTAATAGCTTATTAACATTTATTAATGAAAATAAATAA
- a CDS encoding MipA/OmpV family protein — protein MLKKILLLSILFVSMYAKELSYGLGVGFISTPAYIGSNKQNNRFLPFPYIDYKGKYFNINRDKIYNQFYDKNRLQMEVSIRGMLPSKSEDTAREGMPNLDTILEFGPMLTYNLREVDNSKLSLLLPLRAAFSLGSDSMFEYQGALASLDLQYKDRIFSEYNFIITSGLGFNDKKINDYYYEVQSQYVTSSREQYSSKSGYSGFHTSLALTKKDDKFWYGGFIKHYYLDGAVFEKSPLVETKNSLFYGLAFSYLF, from the coding sequence ATGTTAAAGAAGATTTTATTATTAAGTATTCTATTTGTTAGTATGTATGCCAAAGAGTTAAGTTATGGACTTGGTGTTGGTTTTATTTCTACACCTGCTTATATTGGTTCTAATAAACAAAATAATAGATTTTTACCCTTTCCATATATTGATTATAAAGGTAAGTATTTTAATATTAATAGAGATAAGATTTATAATCAATTCTATGATAAAAACAGACTTCAAATGGAAGTAAGTATTAGAGGTATGTTACCTTCAAAGAGTGAAGATACTGCAAGAGAAGGAATGCCAAATCTAGATACTATTTTAGAATTTGGACCAATGCTTACATATAATCTAAGAGAAGTAGATAATTCTAAGTTAAGTCTTTTATTACCTCTAAGAGCAGCTTTTTCTTTAGGAAGTGATTCTATGTTTGAATATCAAGGAGCATTGGCTTCTTTAGACTTACAATATAAAGATAGAATTTTCTCAGAATATAATTTTATTATTACTAGTGGTTTAGGATTTAATGATAAAAAAATTAATGATTACTATTATGAAGTACAATCTCAATATGTAACTTCATCAAGAGAACAATACTCTTCTAAAAGTGGATATTCAGGTTTTCATACGAGCTTAGCATTAACAAAAAAAGACGATAAATTCTGGTATGGTGGTTTTATAAAACACTATTATTTAGATGGTGCAGTATTTGAAAAATCACCTTTAGTTGAGACGAAAAATTCACTATTTTATGGATTAGCCTTTAGTTATTTATTCTAG
- a CDS encoding phosphatidate cytidylyltransferase, with protein sequence MLNIVKESSTRIKTALVLFLIFILVSYIDTLFFIWLFFGFFLMAGISEAKKLFKVENDYSVYQYAGIIWLVAYFYPNPMELTFIALVVMGSVIAYSKKANPKIILPILYPLASFLFLLSLYTEYGIQVIWWLLFIVAGADTGAYFVGKSIGKTKFCETSPNKTIEGVLGGVLIAGVLGTYFADDQLSAFTAVMISIIVAFASVFGDLFESYLKREAGVKDSGSILPGHGGVLDRTDGYLFGAVVMLILLRMVM encoded by the coding sequence ATGTTGAACATTGTAAAAGAGAGTTCTACAAGAATTAAAACTGCTCTAGTTTTATTTCTAATATTTATATTAGTATCTTATATTGATACTTTATTCTTTATATGGTTATTCTTTGGATTCTTTTTAATGGCAGGAATTTCGGAAGCTAAAAAACTATTTAAAGTTGAGAATGACTACTCTGTATATCAATATGCAGGTATTATCTGGCTTGTAGCTTATTTCTATCCAAATCCTATGGAATTAACATTTATCGCTTTAGTTGTAATGGGATCAGTTATTGCATATAGCAAAAAAGCTAATCCTAAAATAATTTTACCAATTTTATATCCTTTAGCTTCATTTTTATTTTTATTATCATTATATACTGAATATGGGATTCAAGTTATTTGGTGGTTATTATTTATTGTTGCAGGTGCTGATACTGGTGCTTATTTTGTTGGTAAAAGTATTGGAAAAACAAAATTTTGTGAAACAAGTCCAAATAAAACTATTGAAGGTGTATTAGGTGGAGTTTTAATCGCAGGTGTTTTAGGAACTTACTTTGCAGATGATCAACTTAGTGCATTTACTGCTGTAATGATTTCAATTATTGTAGCTTTTGCTTCAGTATTTGGAGACCTTTTTGAGTCATATTTAAAAAGAGAAGCTGGTGTAAAAGATAGTGGTAGTATTTTACCAGGTCATGGTGGAGTATTAGATAGAACAGATGGTTACCTTTTTGGTGCTGTAGTTATGCTAATTCTTCTTAGGATGGTAATGTGA
- a CDS encoding lysophospholipid acyltransferase family protein, whose protein sequence is METKQRGSAWSIKLVFNLYKIFGYNFIYYLMYPVTFFYFIFASNVRKSLKIYYKQLDLPFNNYIYFTHLRLFANCMVDRFISKFSPASYNFEYDNKEEFAKTLDEGTVLLSSHHGGWATAANVPLTQNTVNIVMQEALLDGIKSIENSIEKQNFQVNIIDLNEGGIASSIKIAHALMDDQVVAMMADRANDKKYHKKLDFFNKEAGFNKNPFQIAYKLKKSILVFFVAYTNKQTYKIKHLKIELDYSVKEDLAVDTAMKEYVNILEKILKEYPDQWFNFYNFWGE, encoded by the coding sequence ATGGAAACAAAACAAAGAGGTAGTGCTTGGAGTATTAAATTAGTATTTAATTTATATAAAATATTTGGTTACAACTTTATTTATTACCTAATGTATCCTGTTACATTTTTCTATTTTATATTTGCTTCTAATGTAAGGAAATCACTTAAAATATATTACAAACAATTAGATTTACCTTTCAATAATTATATATATTTTACTCATTTAAGACTATTTGCAAACTGCATGGTAGATAGATTTATCTCGAAATTTTCACCTGCATCATATAACTTTGAATATGATAATAAAGAAGAGTTTGCAAAAACGTTAGATGAAGGTACTGTTTTATTATCTTCTCACCATGGTGGCTGGGCTACGGCTGCGAATGTACCACTTACACAAAATACAGTAAATATAGTTATGCAAGAAGCTTTACTTGATGGAATAAAAAGTATTGAAAACTCAATTGAAAAGCAAAATTTCCAAGTTAATATCATTGATTTAAATGAAGGTGGAATTGCATCTTCTATTAAAATTGCACATGCATTAATGGATGACCAAGTTGTTGCAATGATGGCTGATAGAGCAAATGACAAAAAATATCATAAAAAATTAGATTTTTTTAATAAAGAAGCAGGATTTAATAAAAATCCCTTTCAAATTGCATACAAATTAAAAAAGAGCATTCTTGTTTTTTTTGTTGCATATACAAATAAACAAACATATAAAATAAAACATTTAAAAATTGAATTAGACTATTCTGTAAAAGAAGACCTTGCAGTGGATACTGCAATGAAAGAATATGTAAATATTTTAGAAAAGATACTAAAAGAATATCCAGATCAATGGTTCAATTTTTATAATTTTTGGGGAGAGTAA
- a CDS encoding class I SAM-dependent methyltransferase — protein MEKEFFNNYEDLTAIEAQYEAQKIAFAPIVFQVVRTMRDLNILDILSKSKDGFTYEELAIKCSLTKYGIQVLCETALSAGVVFIKDEKVTLSKIGFFINSDKMTNANMNYNHHVNYQGLFYLDAAIKNEKAEGLKVFGQWDTIYPALSTLPKDAKDSWFTFDHLYSDSAFSAAIKKLEELKPKSILDIGGNTGKFATLFASSNPDIEITIMDLPQQIKLAKQTIYEKNIQNIATYEANILLEDTVIPKGFDIYWMSQFLDCFKEEQIVNILKKIRISMNEDSEICIMEPFWDKQSNETAAYCVINTSPYFTAMANGYSKMFKYTDFIKFIEKAGLEIIEDTHELGLCQTIIRCKKC, from the coding sequence GTGGAAAAAGAGTTTTTTAATAACTATGAAGATTTAACTGCGATTGAAGCACAGTATGAAGCCCAAAAAATAGCCTTTGCTCCTATTGTTTTCCAAGTTGTAAGAACAATGAGAGATTTAAATATTTTAGATATTTTATCTAAAAGTAAAGATGGTTTCACATATGAAGAGTTAGCAATTAAATGTTCTTTAACAAAGTATGGAATTCAGGTTTTATGTGAAACTGCATTAAGTGCTGGAGTTGTTTTCATAAAAGATGAAAAGGTAACTCTTTCTAAAATTGGTTTTTTTATTAATAGTGATAAAATGACAAATGCAAATATGAATTATAATCATCATGTGAATTATCAAGGTCTGTTTTATTTAGATGCTGCAATCAAGAATGAAAAAGCAGAAGGTTTAAAAGTATTTGGCCAATGGGATACAATTTATCCAGCTTTATCAACTCTTCCGAAAGATGCTAAAGACAGTTGGTTTACTTTTGATCATTTATATTCTGATTCAGCTTTTTCTGCTGCAATTAAAAAACTTGAAGAACTAAAGCCTAAAAGTATTTTAGATATTGGTGGAAATACTGGAAAGTTTGCCACTCTTTTTGCTTCATCTAATCCTGATATTGAAATTACAATTATGGATCTTCCTCAGCAAATTAAACTTGCAAAACAAACAATTTATGAAAAAAATATTCAAAATATTGCTACTTATGAGGCTAATATCTTATTAGAAGATACTGTAATTCCAAAAGGCTTTGATATTTATTGGATGAGCCAATTTTTAGATTGTTTTAAAGAAGAACAAATAGTAAATATTCTAAAGAAGATTAGAATTTCTATGAATGAAGATAGTGAAATATGTATTATGGAACCTTTTTGGGATAAACAAAGTAATGAAACAGCAGCATATTGTGTAATTAATACTTCGCCATACTTTACAGCTATGGCAAATGGATATAGCAAAATGTTTAAATATACAGATTTTATAAAATTTATAGAAAAAGCTGGATTAGAGATAATCGAAGACACACATGAACTAGGTCTTTGTCAAACTATTATTAGGTGTAAAAAATGTTAA
- a CDS encoding AMP-binding protein → MHLKVYNDNASINSYKIDKNEFTNNEYENKVSYISSTSKEINALNIFKSYFSNAKSILFDDTNKLLVKKLESLNIPSFEDKNNTSTIFNKKDFSFVYFTSGSTGESTAALKTKQNIESEIKALSSLLKKYNIKRVIVTVPFIHIYGSLTGLFYPYFNDIDIILKEHFLPNDLLEICDDNSLVVTTPLYIKALNKITASKDLSKSLFLSSTAPLDPKEAKEFNEKFSCPVMQLFGSTETGGIAYKFNDDALWTPLENVVIETNINNELKVKSPFVSKVLFEKDFIDTRGEIQTFDFIERENEKFKLIGRSSQILKIAGKRYSTIQIENILEEQEHINKALVFVKTDKDSLRGEILDVTLETKKEFRAKEIKQILQNNLSNLKFSMDLRCIDKIPTSSVGKKLRVNI, encoded by the coding sequence ATGCATCTAAAAGTTTATAACGATAATGCGTCTATAAATTCATATAAAATAGATAAAAATGAATTTACAAATAATGAATATGAAAACAAAGTTTCATATATTTCTAGTACATCAAAAGAAATAAATGCTTTAAATATATTCAAATCATATTTTTCTAATGCAAAATCAATTCTATTTGATGATACAAATAAACTTTTAGTTAAAAAATTAGAGAGTTTAAATATTCCTAGTTTTGAAGATAAAAATAATACATCTACAATTTTTAATAAAAAAGATTTCTCTTTTGTTTATTTTACGAGTGGAAGTACAGGGGAAAGTACAGCCGCATTAAAAACAAAACAAAACATAGAAAGTGAAATAAAAGCTCTAAGCTCTTTACTTAAAAAATATAATATAAAAAGAGTTATTGTAACTGTTCCGTTTATTCATATTTATGGTTCATTAACTGGGCTTTTTTATCCATACTTTAATGATATTGATATCATATTAAAAGAACACTTCTTGCCAAATGATTTACTTGAAATTTGTGATGATAATTCTTTAGTAGTTACTACTCCACTTTATATAAAAGCTCTAAATAAAATCACTGCAAGTAAAGACCTATCTAAATCACTATTTTTAAGCTCTACAGCACCTTTAGATCCAAAAGAGGCAAAAGAGTTCAATGAAAAGTTTTCTTGCCCTGTAATGCAATTATTTGGCTCTACTGAAACTGGTGGTATTGCTTATAAGTTTAATGATGATGCTTTATGGACACCATTGGAAAATGTAGTTATTGAAACTAATATAAATAATGAGCTAAAAGTAAAGTCTCCTTTTGTTTCAAAGGTATTATTTGAAAAAGATTTTATAGATACAAGAGGTGAAATACAAACTTTTGATTTTATTGAAAGAGAAAATGAAAAGTTTAAATTAATAGGAAGAAGCTCACAAATACTAAAAATTGCAGGGAAAAGATACTCTACCATTCAAATAGAAAATATCTTAGAAGAGCAAGAGCATATAAATAAAGCTTTAGTATTTGTAAAAACAGATAAAGATTCATTAAGAGGTGAAATTCTAGATGTTACTTTAGAAACAAAAAAAGAGTTTAGAGCAAAAGAAATAAAACAAATTTTACAAAACAATCTATCTAACTTGAAGTTTTCTATGGATTTAAGATGTATTGATAAAATCCCAACATCAAGTGTAGGTAAGAAACTTAGGGTAAATATTTAA
- a CDS encoding glycosyltransferase family 2 protein, with the protein MNKFIVIIPTYNNFNTIQDVVDDVLSHGYNVIVIDDGSNKPLSDLLIKNEKLVIERHNENRGKGQAIITGTKKAKELGYTHVVSLDGDGQHLASQAKVLIDNCEDEEIIIGARNFDISNVPNGSKFGRWFSNFWATWDTGHEITDSLSGFRIYPISILDLSIKTSRFDWEMEVIVRHADAGKAIKEVVIECYYPTSEDRVSHFRKFWDTAAIVWVHVQILPFKWVKYFLKLLGLKK; encoded by the coding sequence ATGAATAAATTCATTGTAATAATACCTACTTATAATAACTTCAATACTATACAAGATGTAGTAGATGACGTACTTTCTCATGGATATAATGTAATTGTAATTGATGATGGTTCTAATAAACCTCTAAGTGACTTACTAATTAAAAATGAAAAGTTAGTTATTGAAAGACACAATGAAAATAGAGGAAAAGGTCAAGCAATAATAACAGGTACTAAAAAAGCTAAAGAGCTTGGATATACGCATGTTGTTAGTTTAGATGGCGATGGTCAACACCTTGCAAGCCAAGCAAAAGTTTTAATTGATAATTGTGAAGATGAAGAGATAATAATTGGAGCAAGAAACTTCGATATTTCAAATGTTCCAAATGGTTCAAAATTTGGTAGATGGTTTAGTAATTTCTGGGCTACTTGGGATACTGGACATGAAATCACAGACTCTTTATCTGGATTTAGAATTTACCCTATTAGTATTTTAGATTTAAGTATTAAAACATCTAGATTTGATTGGGAAATGGAAGTTATTGTAAGACATGCAGATGCAGGTAAAGCAATAAAAGAAGTAGTAATTGAGTGTTATTACCCTACTTCTGAAGATAGAGTTAGTCACTTCCGTAAGTTTTGGGACACAGCAGCTATTGTTTGGGTTCATGTACAAATTTTACCATTTAAGTGGGTGAAGTACTTCTTAAAATTATTAGGTCTAAAAAAGTAA
- a CDS encoding HAL/PAL/TAL family ammonia-lyase, producing the protein MELSIDKRHISLEEISNAQSIKISEDKEFIEYINHTHDFMMNTIKQGKPIYGITTGYGDAGRNYVNYDDAAKLQTNLFRFHGCGIGKNLSYEVCKYAVICRTISLSKARSGVSINLLHRLEMLIQKDIIPVIPSQGSVGASGDLTPLSYIAAVVAGEREVYYKGEIKDVMEVYNELNITPYEFEPKEALAIMNGTTIMSAIALKAIEEFEVILDSMESYVAGMFEVLLGDDTPVADFVHDSKPFSGQIASAKNIQTKIQGSKLTHGRDDRYDKFFADNHLNIQDTYSMRCAPQVLGVIRDNLNISKNWVETEINSVNDNPLIDGENQKIYTSGNFYGGYVAHAMDTLKICAANLADLLDKEFALLVDHKFNRGLGENLKLSKEPFFHGFKAMQISLSSLSADVIKNTTAASIHSRPTESLNQDKVSMGTTAANDFAKMMPDLHNMLSIAFIGMAQAVDIRGEAEVSPHLKNIHDEIRAIVKPLYEDRRMDIDIKNLKTLLTDGKFI; encoded by the coding sequence ATGGAATTAAGTATAGATAAAAGGCACATATCTTTAGAAGAGATTAGTAATGCACAAAGTATTAAAATATCTGAAGATAAAGAGTTTATAGAATATATTAATCATACACATGATTTTATGATGAATACTATTAAACAAGGTAAACCAATTTATGGAATTACTACAGGTTACGGCGATGCAGGTAGAAATTATGTAAACTACGATGATGCCGCAAAATTACAAACAAATCTTTTTAGATTCCATGGTTGTGGTATTGGTAAAAACCTAAGTTATGAAGTGTGTAAATATGCAGTAATTTGCAGAACTATCTCTTTAAGTAAAGCACGTTCTGGTGTTTCAATAAATCTACTTCATAGATTAGAGATGCTAATTCAAAAAGATATTATTCCAGTTATTCCATCTCAAGGTTCAGTTGGTGCAAGTGGAGACTTAACACCATTGTCTTATATTGCAGCTGTTGTTGCAGGGGAGAGAGAAGTTTATTATAAAGGTGAAATCAAAGATGTAATGGAAGTTTATAATGAACTAAATATTACTCCTTATGAGTTTGAGCCTAAAGAAGCCTTAGCAATTATGAATGGTACTACTATTATGAGTGCTATTGCTCTTAAAGCTATTGAAGAGTTTGAAGTAATTTTAGATTCAATGGAATCTTATGTTGCTGGTATGTTTGAAGTATTATTAGGAGATGACACTCCTGTTGCTGATTTTGTACATGATTCAAAACCATTTAGCGGACAAATCGCAAGTGCAAAAAATATTCAAACAAAAATTCAAGGTTCAAAATTAACTCATGGTAGAGATGATAGATATGACAAATTCTTTGCTGATAATCATTTAAATATTCAAGATACATACTCAATGAGATGTGCACCTCAAGTTCTTGGAGTAATTAGAGACAATTTAAATATCTCTAAAAACTGGGTTGAAACAGAAATTAACTCTGTAAATGACAACCCATTAATTGATGGTGAAAATCAAAAGATTTATACATCTGGTAACTTCTATGGTGGATATGTAGCTCATGCTATGGATACACTTAAAATTTGTGCTGCTAACTTAGCTGACTTATTAGATAAAGAGTTTGCATTATTAGTTGACCATAAATTCAATAGAGGATTAGGTGAGAACTTAAAGTTATCAAAAGAGCCATTTTTCCACGGATTTAAAGCTATGCAGATTTCATTAAGTTCATTAAGTGCTGATGTAATCAAAAATACAACTGCTGCATCTATTCACTCAAGACCAACTGAATCTTTAAATCAAGATAAAGTATCTATGGGAACAACTGCTGCTAATGATTTTGCAAAAATGATGCCTGATTTACATAATATGTTATCAATTGCATTTATTGGAATGGCACAAGCTGTTGATATTAGAGGAGAAGCAGAAGTTTCACCACACTTAAAAAATATTCATGATGAAATTAGAGCAATTGTAAAACCTCTATATGAAGATAGAAGAATGGATATTGATATTAAGAACTTAAAAACATTATTAACTGATGGAAAATTTATATAA